A single window of Marinobacter sp. LA51 DNA harbors:
- a CDS encoding fatty acid desaturase family protein: MNAAVKPEAMGQAVYGKPDERELRDRMKKDLPADTFKTQTWRVIWFVPLQLMIWGGIATILLAGLPWYANLMLGLAVGHSIGCQALLAHEVLHGALGMSRRWQNFLGWLGFGPFVVPPEFWRKWHNVIHHGNTNAGDTDPDSFGTLRRYRADPKQKKFTKLAPGSGTWYSYLFLTYSFTFHAQLVLWFQARKRKQFKGFDRARAIRQSVVCVAAWAVLAVVSGPLAVFTVLIPFMVANALGQGYILTNHFLRPQTATNNPLDNSMSLRSHPVLDRLHFRFSHHVEHHFFPKMSSNKAPRVRAWLEQHHGDRYVAMPHGTALKLLYTTPRVYKSSTELVDPNRPERVVDLLPLQKQYAASNRG; the protein is encoded by the coding sequence ATGAACGCAGCCGTAAAGCCCGAGGCCATGGGCCAAGCCGTGTATGGGAAGCCCGATGAGCGTGAGCTCAGAGACCGAATGAAGAAAGATCTGCCGGCCGATACCTTCAAGACGCAAACCTGGCGGGTGATTTGGTTTGTGCCGCTGCAGTTGATGATTTGGGGTGGGATCGCGACGATTCTGCTGGCGGGTTTGCCCTGGTATGCCAATCTGATGCTGGGGTTGGCGGTTGGTCACAGCATTGGGTGCCAGGCCTTGCTGGCCCACGAGGTCTTGCACGGAGCTTTGGGGATGAGCCGGCGTTGGCAGAACTTCCTGGGCTGGCTCGGGTTTGGGCCCTTTGTGGTACCGCCGGAGTTCTGGCGCAAGTGGCATAACGTGATTCACCACGGCAACACCAACGCCGGCGATACCGATCCGGACAGCTTTGGCACGCTGCGCCGCTACCGCGCCGATCCCAAGCAAAAGAAATTCACCAAGCTCGCTCCGGGGTCTGGCACCTGGTACAGCTATTTGTTCCTGACGTATTCATTCACATTTCACGCCCAGCTGGTGCTCTGGTTCCAGGCTCGCAAGCGAAAGCAGTTCAAAGGCTTTGATCGGGCCCGCGCGATCCGCCAATCGGTGGTCTGTGTGGCTGCCTGGGCAGTGTTGGCCGTGGTGTCGGGTCCGCTGGCGGTGTTCACGGTGCTGATTCCATTCATGGTGGCGAACGCACTGGGGCAGGGGTATATCCTGACCAACCATTTCCTGCGGCCACAGACCGCCACCAATAACCCGTTGGACAATTCCATGAGCCTGCGCAGTCATCCGGTTCTTGACCGGCTGCACTTCCGTTTCAGTCACCATGTGGAGCACCATTTCTTCCCGAAGATGTCCTCCAACAAGGCGCCCCGGGTTCGGGCGTGGCTCGAGCAGCACCATGGTGACCGCTATGTGGCGATGCCGCACGGCACGGCACTGAAGCTGTTATACACCACGCCTCGGGTCTACAAGTCGTCCACTGAACTGGTTGATCCGAACCGCCCGGAGCGAGTGGTGGATCTGCTGCCTCTGCAGAAGCAGTATGCCGCCAGCAACCGCGGCTGA
- a CDS encoding D-2-hydroxyacid dehydrogenase → MTQPSTPVVTVLTAPGEPEPPGMDALRARAEVRFACDEQTLRDTLPGTDVMMVTDFRTEALEAAWESADKLQWIHATSAGVDALMFPALIHSDVVVTNARGIFDRTIAEYVLCTILMFAKDFPGSIRLQMKHQWKHRDTERAEGKQVLVVGAGSIGRQIGRLVSAAGLNAHGIARTPRHDDPDFVAVHGNDELFEQLGHADYVVIAAPLTPQTEGLFDEKAFKAMKSSARLINIGRGPIVKTDDLIAALRDGEIAGAGLDVFEEEPLPENHPLWDMENVTMTAHMAGDFIGWKRALTDQFLENFDHWHASGELFNLVDKELGYAGSK, encoded by the coding sequence ATGACACAGCCAAGCACACCCGTGGTAACCGTTCTCACTGCCCCCGGCGAGCCGGAGCCACCGGGCATGGACGCACTCAGAGCGCGTGCGGAGGTGCGATTCGCCTGCGACGAGCAGACACTGAGAGACACCTTGCCAGGCACCGACGTGATGATGGTCACCGACTTCCGCACCGAGGCCCTGGAAGCGGCCTGGGAGTCAGCCGACAAACTGCAGTGGATTCACGCCACCAGCGCCGGGGTTGATGCGCTGATGTTTCCTGCCCTGATACACAGCGACGTGGTGGTCACCAACGCCCGGGGCATTTTCGACCGCACCATTGCCGAGTACGTGCTCTGCACCATCCTGATGTTCGCCAAGGATTTTCCGGGCTCCATCCGCTTGCAGATGAAGCATCAGTGGAAACACCGGGATACCGAACGCGCCGAAGGCAAACAGGTACTGGTGGTGGGCGCCGGCTCCATCGGCCGGCAGATCGGCCGTCTGGTCAGTGCCGCCGGACTGAATGCTCACGGAATTGCCCGGACACCCCGCCACGATGATCCGGATTTTGTTGCCGTGCACGGCAACGACGAACTGTTCGAACAGCTGGGGCACGCCGACTACGTCGTAATAGCCGCACCGCTAACGCCGCAGACCGAAGGCCTGTTCGATGAGAAAGCGTTCAAGGCCATGAAATCGTCGGCCCGGCTGATCAACATCGGCCGCGGCCCCATCGTCAAAACCGACGATCTGATTGCCGCGCTGCGGGATGGCGAGATTGCCGGGGCAGGCCTGGACGTATTTGAAGAAGAACCCCTGCCGGAAAATCACCCTCTTTGGGACATGGAGAACGTCACCATGACGGCTCACATGGCCGGTGACTTTATCGGCTGGAAGCGGGCGCTCACCGATCAATTCCTGGAGAACTTCGACCACTGGCACGCCAGCGGTGAGCTGTTCAATCTGGTCGATAAAGAGCTGGGGTACGCCGGCAGCAAATAA
- a CDS encoding pyridoxal phosphate-dependent aminotransferase gives MADSANYETGQSRPRKVKYRKNKASWNPAMQAIPVPGIRRMVNMAASMKDVIHLSIGQPDLPTPKHIIDAYVEALNAGQTGYTMDAGLPELLVALRDYYGKRYNRKLTRDNILITSGATEAMYLAISATSAPGRQFIVTDPSFLLYAPLIRMNGGEVKFVPTHAENDHQLDPDEVIRAMGPRTFALILNNPNNPTGAVYPRSTVETILEECAYRGIQVYADEVYDHLIFDDDDFASVLNCSMDLDNIMCISSFSKTYSMAGLRVGWVIASQAAIKSLRRYHMFTTSVANTPSQFAGVAALTGDQQCVQDMVSIYKERRDKVVELIDQTPYMTGYKPGGAFFAFPGLPPHVDGSDLALRMLKETGVCMVPGDAFGEESTNAVRISFSTTCEKLEEAFDRVIPWMAKQQF, from the coding sequence ATGGCAGACTCTGCCAACTACGAGACTGGCCAGTCCAGACCACGTAAAGTGAAGTACCGGAAGAACAAGGCCAGCTGGAACCCTGCCATGCAGGCGATTCCTGTGCCGGGCATCCGCCGCATGGTAAATATGGCGGCCTCGATGAAAGATGTTATTCATCTTTCGATCGGTCAGCCTGATTTGCCGACGCCAAAGCATATTATTGATGCCTACGTTGAGGCGCTGAACGCCGGGCAAACCGGGTACACCATGGATGCCGGGTTGCCGGAGCTGTTGGTAGCTCTCAGGGATTACTACGGCAAGCGTTATAACCGGAAGCTGACCCGCGACAACATCCTGATCACCAGTGGCGCCACCGAGGCTATGTACCTGGCCATCTCGGCAACGTCGGCACCGGGCCGTCAGTTCATTGTGACCGATCCGTCATTCCTGCTCTACGCACCTCTGATCCGGATGAACGGTGGTGAGGTCAAGTTTGTACCTACCCACGCCGAAAACGATCACCAGCTTGATCCGGACGAAGTCATCCGCGCCATGGGGCCGCGTACTTTTGCGCTGATCCTGAATAACCCCAATAACCCGACCGGAGCGGTGTATCCGCGCAGCACGGTGGAGACCATCCTGGAGGAGTGCGCGTACCGGGGAATCCAGGTCTACGCCGACGAAGTCTATGATCACCTGATCTTCGATGACGACGATTTCGCCAGCGTCCTGAACTGCTCCATGGACCTGGACAACATCATGTGCATCAGCAGTTTTTCCAAGACCTACAGTATGGCTGGGTTGCGGGTTGGCTGGGTGATCGCGAGTCAGGCGGCGATCAAATCCCTGCGCCGGTACCACATGTTCACCACTTCGGTGGCCAATACGCCGTCCCAGTTTGCCGGTGTGGCGGCGCTCACCGGTGATCAGCAGTGCGTGCAGGACATGGTCAGCATCTACAAGGAACGCCGTGACAAGGTGGTGGAGCTGATTGATCAGACGCCCTACATGACCGGCTACAAGCCAGGCGGTGCCTTCTTCGCGTTCCCGGGCCTGCCGCCCCATGTGGATGGTTCTGACCTGGCGCTGCGGATGTTGAAGGAAACCGGCGTGTGTATGGTGCCGGGGGATGCCTTTGGTGAGGAGTCAACCAACGCCGTGCGGATCAGTTTCTCGACGACCTGTGAGAAACTGGAAGAAGCCTTTGATCGCGTCATCCCTTGGATGGCGAAGCAACAGTTCTGA
- a CDS encoding CPXCG motif-containing cysteine-rich protein, producing MSALESVLIQCPYCWETLDVSVDPSVQEQEYVEDCQVCCQPILIRVLFDEDLTPHVEARAENE from the coding sequence ATGTCGGCCCTGGAGTCTGTCCTCATACAATGCCCCTACTGCTGGGAGACGCTGGATGTTAGCGTCGACCCGTCAGTGCAGGAGCAGGAGTATGTGGAAGACTGCCAGGTTTGCTGCCAGCCCATTCTCATACGCGTGTTGTTTGATGAAGATTTGACGCCCCATGTTGAAGCCCGCGCCGAGAACGAATAG
- a CDS encoding DUF1439 domain-containing protein: MHTFSKSGLWALILLTLTLTSGCASLSPYSISEGELERHLQDVVSDFDRQQLKSGSPLSLSLSDADITLGPDGRDVAVIDVKGQVAVNAMLARLPVDISLKVEGAPVYDSTEKAIFIRRLRLLDSSVESPFFRGDLKPVTDNVMRAVAQMLETMPVYRLDETNFAQRMFGAMPVDVRVAPGRLEFVMADK, from the coding sequence ATGCACACTTTTTCCAAGTCTGGCCTTTGGGCCCTGATTCTTCTTACGCTAACCTTGACCAGTGGCTGTGCCAGCCTGTCGCCGTATTCAATATCCGAGGGCGAGCTGGAGCGCCACCTTCAGGATGTGGTGAGCGATTTTGATCGCCAGCAACTCAAGAGCGGGTCGCCGCTGAGCCTGAGCCTGAGTGACGCCGACATTACCTTGGGCCCTGATGGCCGCGACGTAGCGGTGATCGACGTCAAAGGGCAGGTGGCGGTCAATGCCATGCTGGCCCGTCTGCCGGTTGATATCTCATTGAAAGTAGAGGGCGCACCGGTTTATGACAGCACCGAGAAGGCCATTTTCATTCGGCGACTGCGGTTGCTGGATAGCAGTGTTGAGTCTCCGTTTTTTCGGGGTGACCTGAAACCAGTAACGGATAATGTTATGCGGGCGGTGGCCCAGATGCTGGAGACCATGCCGGTGTATCGTCTGGATGAGACCAACTTTGCTCAGCGAATGTTCGGCGCCATGCCGGTGGATGTGCGGGTTGCCCCGGGGCGACTTGAATTCGTGATGGCGGATAAGTAG
- a CDS encoding isocitrate/isopropylmalate dehydrogenase family protein yields the protein MAETTRIAVTPGDGIGPEVVGEAVRCLETLRAKHGLAVEWTRFPWPSHAWHEEHGESMPEDALAQLQAYDAILLGALGDPGPIDDAERYLLSDSVSLAPLLEMRKGFDQWVCERPARLLPGARQYLADERAKDIDMLVIRENSEGEYVSQGGRLRKGTEDEVATQMEVFTRKATNRIIRYGFEQARNRAAERVKEGRTRTFRTLDGRTCESQVCLVTKRNALRHWGDMYTEAFEAISEEYPDVAVHHELVDAACMKFVQSPWAFDVVVASNLQGDILTDLAAVLSGGMGVAPSCNLNPTDPNMPSMFEPTHGSAPDIASQGLADPTAMLFTTARMLEWLGRKDPTLAAAGKELFDAVAADLAENAGSQRGTHEIGVAICNRLTG from the coding sequence ATGGCTGAAACAACCCGCATCGCAGTCACCCCCGGTGATGGCATTGGTCCGGAAGTAGTGGGTGAAGCCGTCCGTTGCCTGGAAACTCTGCGCGCAAAACACGGCCTGGCGGTAGAGTGGACCCGGTTCCCCTGGCCGTCCCATGCCTGGCACGAGGAACACGGCGAATCCATGCCTGAAGACGCCCTCGCACAACTCCAGGCTTACGACGCGATTTTGCTGGGAGCGCTGGGCGACCCGGGCCCGATCGACGATGCAGAGCGCTATCTGCTCTCTGACAGCGTCTCGCTGGCGCCCCTACTGGAGATGCGCAAGGGCTTTGACCAGTGGGTCTGTGAACGCCCTGCCCGGCTCCTGCCAGGCGCCCGTCAATACCTGGCCGACGAGCGAGCCAAAGACATCGACATGCTGGTGATTCGCGAGAACTCCGAAGGCGAGTACGTCAGCCAGGGCGGCCGGCTGCGTAAAGGCACCGAGGATGAAGTCGCTACCCAGATGGAAGTGTTCACCCGCAAAGCCACTAACCGGATTATCCGCTATGGCTTCGAGCAGGCCAGGAACCGGGCTGCTGAGCGAGTGAAAGAGGGCCGGACACGAACCTTTCGCACACTCGATGGCCGCACCTGTGAAAGTCAGGTATGCCTGGTCACCAAGCGCAATGCGCTTCGGCACTGGGGCGACATGTATACCGAGGCGTTCGAGGCGATCAGTGAAGAGTATCCCGATGTGGCCGTCCACCACGAGCTGGTGGATGCCGCCTGCATGAAGTTCGTGCAAAGCCCCTGGGCGTTTGATGTGGTGGTTGCCAGTAACCTTCAAGGTGACATCCTGACCGACCTCGCCGCGGTATTATCCGGCGGCATGGGGGTGGCACCGTCGTGCAACCTGAATCCGACCGATCCGAACATGCCCTCCATGTTCGAACCGACCCACGGCAGTGCGCCGGACATTGCCAGCCAGGGACTTGCTGACCCAACCGCCATGCTGTTCACCACGGCGCGTATGCTGGAATGGCTGGGCCGGAAAGACCCGACCCTGGCGGCGGCCGGAAAGGAATTGTTCGATGCAGTGGCTGCTGACCTGGCCGAGAACGCTGGCAGCCAACGTGGCACCCATGAGATCGGTGTTGCTATTTGCAATCGCCTGACCGGCTGA
- a CDS encoding nitrilase-related carbon-nitrogen hydrolase has product MRPTDQLRVGAAQINCELGAVASNLETHRKMIAEAQERALDLLVFPELSLTGYALGRGVPDVAMPADDETLQELAQLSGRLQVVVGFVEEASPGEYYNALAILQGGRVIAIHRKLNLPTYGGLEEGKWFTPGQSLTQRDVSPGWPAHYLICADLWNPGLVHSGLMNRPAVLCAPINSASGIVSKSFSNENNWLVNLQFYAMTYGTPVVMANRYGHEGDGWFWGGSSILGPRGETLAKAEDKQTLIVAELSRQEIARARFDLPTHRDAEQLTYRTGTNGPAL; this is encoded by the coding sequence ATGCGTCCAACAGATCAGCTACGTGTCGGCGCGGCCCAAATTAATTGTGAACTCGGCGCGGTGGCCAGCAATCTCGAAACCCATCGCAAGATGATCGCTGAGGCACAAGAGCGGGCGCTGGATCTGCTGGTATTCCCGGAACTGTCGCTGACGGGCTACGCCCTGGGCCGAGGGGTTCCTGATGTTGCCATGCCGGCAGACGACGAAACCCTGCAAGAGCTGGCACAACTCTCGGGGCGCTTGCAGGTGGTGGTTGGCTTTGTTGAGGAAGCCAGTCCGGGGGAATATTACAACGCCCTTGCGATCCTGCAGGGCGGTCGGGTGATCGCCATTCACCGCAAACTGAATCTGCCCACCTACGGTGGCCTGGAGGAAGGCAAGTGGTTCACACCCGGCCAATCCCTGACCCAGCGTGACGTCAGCCCGGGCTGGCCGGCTCACTACCTGATTTGCGCTGACCTCTGGAACCCGGGGCTAGTGCACAGTGGCTTGATGAACCGCCCCGCGGTGCTGTGCGCTCCCATCAATTCGGCATCTGGCATCGTCAGCAAGTCGTTCTCGAACGAGAACAATTGGCTGGTCAATCTGCAGTTTTATGCGATGACCTACGGCACCCCCGTGGTCATGGCTAACCGCTACGGCCATGAGGGCGACGGATGGTTCTGGGGCGGATCCAGCATCCTGGGGCCACGCGGAGAAACGCTGGCAAAAGCCGAAGACAAACAAACTCTGATTGTCGCCGAGCTGTCGCGCCAGGAGATTGCCAGGGCCCGTTTCGACCTCCCCACCCACCGGGACGCCGAACAGCTGACTTATCGCACCGGGACTAATGGACCGGCGCTCTAA
- a CDS encoding glycine betaine ABC transporter substrate-binding protein has product MNKIRTLLTGLLALAVSTTVQAESIVVGGKNFTEQQILASMTAQYLEALEYDVEKKSGMGSAVLRQAQENGQIDLYWEYTGTSLINYNDITEELGPEATYKRVKELDKEKGLVWLEPSNANNTYAFAMRAKDAKERGIETLSDLAQAVNDGKELSFASNAEFYAREDGLRPLQQAYDFRFGRENIKRMDSGLVYNALRDGQVEVGLVFATDGRIKAFDFVVLEDNKQYFPAYALTPVVREETLEKHEKLDEQMNALSSLLDDQTMATLNARVDVDRQTIEKVARNFLKEHNLI; this is encoded by the coding sequence ATGAACAAGATTCGCACTTTGCTAACGGGCCTGTTGGCCCTTGCCGTCAGCACCACGGTTCAAGCCGAATCCATCGTGGTCGGTGGCAAGAACTTCACCGAGCAGCAGATTCTGGCGAGCATGACCGCTCAATATCTCGAAGCCCTCGAGTACGATGTGGAAAAGAAATCCGGCATGGGCTCTGCGGTCCTGCGCCAGGCACAGGAGAACGGCCAGATTGATCTCTACTGGGAATACACTGGCACCTCGCTGATCAACTACAACGACATCACCGAGGAGCTCGGCCCAGAAGCTACCTACAAGCGCGTCAAAGAATTGGATAAAGAGAAAGGACTGGTGTGGCTTGAGCCATCGAACGCCAACAACACCTATGCCTTTGCCATGCGTGCCAAGGACGCAAAAGAGCGCGGCATTGAGACGCTTTCAGACCTGGCCCAAGCCGTAAATGACGGCAAAGAACTCAGCTTCGCCAGCAACGCCGAGTTCTACGCCCGTGAAGACGGCCTTCGCCCGCTGCAGCAAGCCTATGACTTCCGGTTTGGCCGCGAGAACATCAAGCGGATGGATTCAGGGCTGGTCTATAACGCCCTGCGCGACGGCCAGGTTGAAGTCGGTCTGGTATTTGCCACCGACGGCCGCATCAAGGCCTTCGATTTTGTCGTACTGGAAGACAACAAGCAGTATTTCCCGGCCTACGCCCTGACACCGGTTGTGCGTGAGGAAACTCTGGAGAAGCATGAGAAGCTGGACGAACAGATGAATGCCCTTTCCAGCCTGCTGGATGACCAAACCATGGCCACTCTGAACGCCCGGGTAGACGTTGACCGTCAGACCATTGAAAAGGTCGCCAGGAACTTCCTGAAAGAACACAACTTGATCTAA
- a CDS encoding ABC transporter permease, translating into MANLKLVTMSRWLILLGVFALGVWSQSSGLVDDFLFYWPDIRYLTGQHVWLTAVSGGLAILVAIPLGILLSRPAMSNYAEPLMQVLNVGTTIPTLAVLALSMSLLGIGTLPAVFGLFVATLLPITRNTYAGLKGVSPALLEAASGLGMSAFQRLIRVELPNALYVIFAGMRTALTINVGTVPLAFLIGAGGLGELIFTGIDLYDPLMMLAGAIPTAVLAVVVDAFIASLAFVVVPREVNPSRG; encoded by the coding sequence ATGGCGAACCTGAAACTGGTCACCATGAGTCGCTGGCTGATTCTGCTGGGCGTGTTTGCGCTTGGGGTCTGGAGTCAGTCGAGTGGGCTGGTCGACGACTTCCTGTTTTATTGGCCTGACATCCGCTACCTGACGGGACAGCATGTATGGCTGACTGCAGTGTCTGGCGGCCTGGCCATTCTCGTAGCGATTCCCCTGGGCATTCTCTTGTCCAGGCCCGCGATGTCCAACTACGCCGAGCCCCTCATGCAAGTGCTGAACGTGGGCACGACCATCCCAACGCTGGCGGTGCTCGCACTGTCCATGAGCCTGCTCGGAATTGGTACGCTGCCGGCGGTGTTCGGGCTGTTCGTCGCGACCCTGCTGCCAATCACCCGCAACACCTATGCGGGTCTCAAGGGCGTGTCTCCGGCCCTGCTGGAGGCTGCCTCGGGGTTGGGCATGTCGGCATTCCAAAGACTCATCCGGGTGGAGCTGCCGAATGCGCTGTACGTCATTTTTGCAGGCATGCGCACCGCCCTGACCATCAACGTCGGTACCGTCCCCCTCGCCTTCCTGATTGGCGCCGGCGGACTGGGCGAACTGATATTCACCGGTATCGACCTGTACGACCCACTGATGATGCTGGCAGGCGCCATACCAACCGCAGTACTTGCGGTGGTTGTTGACGCATTTATCGCCTCGCTGGCATTCGTCGTTGTCCCACGTGAGGTTAACCCCTCACGCGGCTGA
- a CDS encoding ABC transporter ATP-binding protein: MIELDKLTKIFDTPKGAVTAADNISMSVPEGEICVLLGPSGCGKTTTLKMINRIVQPTSGKVIINGEDTTQLNTQDLRRNIGYVIQQIGLFPNMTIEENITVVPKLLGWDKAAFKKRAREMMDMVSLDADAFLKRYPSELSGGQQQRIGVARALAADPPVMLMDEPFGAIDPINRASIQEEFLKMQAELKKTILFVSHDIDEAIKMADRIAIFREGKLVQHSAPDELLAAPKNSFVESFLGEDRALKRLNLVKVKELASDNIGVVRPDDTLQTAQQKIDDYGYQNCIVMVNAEGQPVGQVRRSVAQTTKGYCRDHFESLSTVVGLDDDLRKVASLMFAHDMTWVACVDDSGSLRGQITQRAITHHLGARYRAATHSTPLEASHKE, from the coding sequence ATGATCGAACTGGATAAGCTTACGAAAATCTTCGATACGCCCAAAGGGGCGGTTACCGCCGCCGACAACATCAGCATGTCGGTACCCGAAGGCGAAATCTGCGTGCTTCTGGGTCCGTCCGGTTGCGGCAAGACCACAACCCTGAAGATGATCAACCGCATTGTTCAGCCGACATCCGGCAAGGTGATCATCAATGGCGAAGACACCACCCAGCTCAACACTCAGGACCTGCGGCGGAATATTGGCTACGTCATCCAGCAGATTGGCCTGTTTCCTAACATGACGATCGAGGAAAACATCACCGTCGTGCCCAAGCTGCTGGGATGGGACAAAGCCGCGTTCAAAAAGCGCGCCCGCGAAATGATGGACATGGTCTCCCTCGACGCAGACGCCTTCCTGAAGCGTTATCCAAGCGAACTTTCCGGAGGTCAACAGCAGCGCATTGGTGTCGCCCGTGCCCTGGCGGCCGATCCCCCCGTGATGCTGATGGACGAGCCTTTCGGCGCGATCGACCCGATCAACCGCGCCAGCATCCAGGAGGAATTCCTGAAGATGCAGGCCGAACTGAAGAAGACCATTCTCTTCGTCAGCCATGACATTGATGAAGCCATCAAGATGGCCGACCGCATCGCAATCTTCCGCGAGGGCAAGCTGGTTCAGCACTCTGCGCCGGATGAGCTGCTCGCGGCGCCGAAAAACTCGTTCGTCGAATCGTTCCTGGGTGAAGATCGCGCCCTGAAACGTCTCAACCTGGTGAAAGTCAAAGAGCTGGCGAGTGACAACATAGGCGTTGTTCGCCCGGATGACACCCTGCAGACAGCCCAGCAGAAGATCGACGATTACGGTTATCAGAACTGCATTGTCATGGTGAATGCCGAAGGCCAGCCGGTGGGGCAGGTTCGTCGCTCCGTCGCCCAGACCACCAAAGGCTACTGCCGGGATCACTTCGAAAGCCTGTCCACGGTGGTCGGCCTGGACGATGACCTGAGGAAGGTCGCTTCCCTGATGTTTGCCCATGACATGACCTGGGTTGCCTGCGTCGATGACAGCGGCAGCCTTCGTGGGCAGATCACACAACGCGCGATCACCCATCATCTGGGAGCCCGATACCGTGCGGCTACCCATTCGACACCTCTTGAAGCGAGTCACAAGGAGTAA
- a CDS encoding ABC transporter permease — translation MELAQYALDNLDILTTRTLEHIALVGVAVGLATLTGVPIGIAITKNERMARIVLYVASIIVTIPSIALFGLMIPVLSLIGQGIGYFPAVIAVLLYSQLPIIRNTYTAINNVDPALREAARGIGMSGNQRLRLVEIPLAVPVIMAGVRTAVVLNIGVMAIAAYIGAGGLGTFISRGISQSDPRQLIIGAIAVSLLAIIVDYGLLIAQRRLTPKGMDLDAANTP, via the coding sequence GTGGAGTTAGCCCAATACGCCCTGGACAATCTGGACATACTGACCACTCGCACCCTGGAGCACATAGCACTGGTAGGGGTCGCTGTCGGTCTCGCGACGCTCACCGGCGTACCTATCGGGATCGCGATCACCAAGAACGAACGGATGGCCCGGATCGTCCTGTATGTTGCGTCCATTATTGTCACCATCCCGTCGATCGCACTGTTCGGCCTGATGATTCCGGTACTGTCGTTAATTGGCCAGGGCATCGGCTACTTTCCGGCCGTGATCGCCGTGCTGCTGTATTCCCAACTGCCCATCATCCGCAACACCTACACGGCCATTAACAATGTTGATCCGGCATTGCGAGAAGCCGCGAGGGGCATTGGCATGAGCGGAAACCAGCGGCTCCGGCTGGTCGAAATACCTCTCGCGGTGCCTGTCATCATGGCCGGCGTCCGCACCGCCGTGGTGCTGAACATTGGGGTAATGGCTATTGCCGCCTACATCGGAGCGGGCGGACTGGGCACCTTCATCAGCCGTGGCATTTCCCAGTCTGACCCTCGCCAGCTCATTATCGGCGCCATTGCCGTGAGCCTGCTTGCCATCATCGTCGACTACGGGCTGCTGATCGCTCAGCGGCGACTGACACCCAAAGGCATGGATCTGGACGCGGCCAACACCCCGTGA
- a CDS encoding LysR family transcriptional regulator, translated as MDTQLLRTFVTVAEAQGFSAAAKLLHRTQSAVSLQVKRLEDQMGDALLERTRRTVTLTNAGRRLLPYARHILKLEDEAKQEMGADHQGELIRLGISEEQATTYLPQLLKRFCTRYPQVRLEITCGVSSRMVDSFQEGLLDVVLAIRHTPTQTGQLIGVESLVWAAGKGVSIAGWNPLPLALNPEGCVYRAHAVAALGLAGLRWNVRFTSYSPTGLNLPVQSGLALTIKTPRSLPEGCRIVEEHEGLPPLGQVEIELHRSPSYSSEAYEAFCADLEDVVTGAESFASLEDLAEKYEEEASPSP; from the coding sequence ATGGATACTCAGCTTCTTCGCACCTTTGTCACCGTGGCCGAAGCCCAGGGCTTTAGTGCCGCGGCCAAGCTACTTCACCGCACCCAGTCGGCGGTCAGTCTTCAGGTCAAACGACTGGAAGATCAGATGGGCGACGCCCTGCTTGAGCGCACTCGCAGGACGGTGACCCTGACTAACGCGGGGCGACGGTTGCTGCCTTACGCGCGCCATATCCTCAAGCTGGAAGACGAAGCAAAACAGGAGATGGGCGCCGACCATCAGGGCGAGCTGATCCGGCTCGGAATTTCCGAGGAACAGGCGACCACGTATTTACCGCAATTGCTGAAACGGTTCTGTACTCGGTATCCGCAGGTGCGCCTGGAGATCACCTGTGGCGTCAGCTCACGGATGGTGGATTCGTTTCAGGAAGGGCTGCTGGATGTGGTGCTCGCCATTCGCCACACGCCAACACAGACCGGCCAATTGATCGGCGTGGAATCCCTGGTGTGGGCCGCCGGCAAAGGCGTGAGCATAGCCGGCTGGAATCCCCTGCCCCTAGCGCTGAACCCCGAAGGCTGCGTGTACCGGGCCCACGCTGTTGCTGCACTGGGTCTCGCGGGCTTGCGCTGGAATGTCCGCTTCACCAGCTACTCGCCAACGGGTCTGAATCTGCCTGTTCAATCCGGCCTGGCACTCACCATCAAGACGCCGCGCAGCCTCCCGGAAGGCTGCCGAATAGTGGAGGAGCACGAGGGCTTGCCGCCGCTGGGTCAGGTTGAAATCGAGTTGCACCGCTCACCCAGTTACTCCAGTGAAGCCTACGAGGCATTTTGCGCCGACCTGGAAGACGTGGTTACCGGCGCAGAATCCTTCGCGTCACTGGAGGATTTGGCGGAAAAGTACGAGGAGGAAGCTTCACCATCACCATAA